Proteins co-encoded in one Meiothermus sp. genomic window:
- a CDS encoding sugar ABC transporter substrate-binding protein — protein MVKRLLAASALALGLSAFAQTQIEFWTYYLSPNFDNYIKSTIADFEKENPTIKVRWVDKQDTMERDLTAAVALGRAPDVVNLWQDSTFAAAQNKILTPITQLVNRNVLNQLYYPNVLDMFVMEGQVYGLPWYGWLDQGVMMYNPDLLQKAGVDVRTIRNTDDLLAASARIKQATGAYGWLPPVKDPNGASFLGRFFLEGLPIYDKDGKAAFNSPAHVALLQKYVDAMKNDVIPQELLRKEAFQLSNELYSQGKAAIVVGAPTTLNRVKEANPDLYAKTRIVPAPLGKAGIQTGGAMSLVIPSASKNKSAAIRFALFVTNRTNQVKFANVVPIVSTAAGSENDPGLKAKSNDPLEIGKGMNSASGRLINPGFKPPKNTDDVYKNFNDNIEAAFLGRKTAKQALDDAVAFWNANAK, from the coding sequence GGGCTTGAGCGCATTTGCCCAGACCCAGATCGAGTTCTGGACCTACTACCTGAGCCCGAACTTCGACAACTACATCAAAAGCACCATTGCCGATTTCGAGAAGGAAAACCCCACCATCAAGGTGCGCTGGGTAGACAAGCAGGACACCATGGAGCGCGACCTGACCGCAGCGGTGGCTTTGGGCCGGGCCCCCGATGTGGTGAACCTCTGGCAGGACTCCACCTTTGCTGCTGCTCAGAACAAGATCCTTACCCCCATCACCCAACTGGTCAACCGCAATGTGCTCAACCAGCTCTACTACCCCAACGTGCTGGACATGTTCGTGATGGAGGGTCAGGTCTACGGGCTGCCCTGGTACGGCTGGCTCGACCAGGGCGTGATGATGTACAACCCCGACCTGCTGCAAAAGGCCGGGGTAGACGTGCGTACTATTCGCAATACCGACGATCTCCTGGCGGCCTCGGCCCGCATTAAGCAAGCCACGGGGGCCTATGGCTGGCTGCCGCCGGTCAAAGACCCCAACGGGGCCAGCTTTCTGGGCCGCTTCTTCCTGGAAGGGCTGCCGATCTACGACAAAGACGGCAAAGCAGCTTTCAACTCTCCGGCCCACGTAGCCCTGCTGCAAAAGTACGTGGATGCCATGAAAAACGACGTGATCCCCCAGGAGCTCTTGCGCAAGGAAGCCTTCCAGCTTTCCAACGAGCTCTATAGCCAGGGTAAGGCTGCCATTGTGGTGGGGGCACCGACTACCCTCAACCGGGTCAAGGAGGCCAACCCCGACCTCTACGCCAAGACCCGCATCGTGCCCGCGCCCTTGGGCAAAGCGGGGATTCAGACTGGCGGCGCCATGAGCCTGGTAATTCCCAGCGCATCGAAGAACAAGAGCGCTGCCATTCGCTTCGCCCTCTTCGTGACCAACCGCACCAACCAGGTCAAGTTTGCCAATGTGGTGCCTATCGTTTCTACTGCGGCGGGCTCGGAAAACGACCCTGGCCTGAAGGCCAAGAGCAACGACCCCCTGGAAATTGGCAAGGGCATGAACTCCGCCTCGGGCCGCCTGATTAACCCCGGCTTCAAGCCCCCCAAAAACACCGACGATGTCTACAAGAACTTCAACGACAACATCGAGGCGGCCTTCCTGGGGCGTAAGACCGCCAAACAGGCTCTGGACGATGCGGTAGCTTTTTGGAACGCCAACGCCAAGTGA